The Camelus ferus isolate YT-003-E chromosome 32, BCGSAC_Cfer_1.0, whole genome shotgun sequence genome window below encodes:
- the LOC102504562 gene encoding glutathione S-transferase theta-3-like, translating into MGLELYLDLLSQPCRAVYIFAKKNGIPFELRTVDLLKGQHHSDDFAQVNPLKKVPALKDGDFTLAESVAILLYLSRKYETPDHWYPQDLQARARVDEYLAWQHTALRTSCTRTLWQKMMFPVFLGQRVPPEMLASTLAELDRCLQLFEDKFLKDQDFLAGSHISVADLVAITELMHPVSAGCQIFKSRPKLEAWRQRVEAAVGEGLFQEAHAAIMKAKDLPPADAAMKEKLKPFIQLLLQ; encoded by the exons ATGGGCCTGGAGCTCTACCTGGACCTGTTGTCCCAGCCCTGCCGTGCCGTCTACATCTTCGCCAAGAAGAACGGCATCCCCTTCGAGCTGCGCACCGTGGACCTGCTAAAAG GCCAGCACCACAGCGATGACTTTGCCCAGGTGAATCCCCTGAAGAAGGTGCCAGCCTTGAAGGATGGGGACTTCACCTTGGCTGAGAG TGTGGCCATCCTGCTGTATCTGAGCCGCAAGTATGAGACGCCCGACCACTGGTACCCCCAGGACCTGCAGGCCCGAGCCCGCGTGGACGAGTACCTGGCATGGCAGCACACGGCCCTGCGAACTAGCTGCACCAGGACCCTGTGGCAGAAG ATGATGTTCCCTGTGTTCCTGGGCCAACGAGTGCCCCCCGAAATGCTAGCGTCTACTCTGGCTGAGCTGGACAGGTGCCTGCAGCTGTTTGAGGACAAGTTCCTGAAGGACCAGGACTTCCTTGCCGGATCCCACATCTCAGTGGCTGACTTGGTGGCCATCACAGAGCTGATGCAT CCTGTCAGCGCTGGCTGCCAAATCTTCAAAAGCCGGCCTAAGCTGGAGGCCTGGCGCCAGCGTGTGGAGGCTGCAGTGGGGGAGGGTCTTTTCCAGGAGGCCCATGCAGCCATCATGAAGGCCAAGGACCTGCCTCCAGCAGACGCTGCCATGAAGGAGAAGCTGAAGCCCTTCATCCAGCTTTTGCTGCAGTGA
- the LOC102504304 gene encoding glutathione S-transferase theta-1 isoform X2 gives MTRKYKVPDHWYPQDLQARARVDEYLAWQHMALRRNCLRALWHKVMLPVFLGEPVSPEMLAATLAELDVTLQVLEDKFLQDKAFLAGPHVSLADLVAITELMHPVGAGCQVFEGRPKLAVWRQRVEAAVGEVLFQEAHEVILKAKHSQPADPTIKQKMMSRVLAMIQ, from the exons ATGACCCGCAAGTATAAGGTCCCTGACCACTGGTACCCCCAGGACCTGCAGGCCCGAGCCCGCGTGGATGAGTACCTGGCGTGGCAGCACATGGCCCTGCGGAGAAACTGCCTCCGGGCCCTGTGGCATAAG GTGATGCTCCCTGTTTTCCTGGGTGAGCCGGTCTCTCCCGAGATGCTGGCGGCCACGCTGGCAGAGTTGGATGTGACCCTGCAGGTGCTTGAGGACAAGTTCCTCCAGGACAAGGCCTTTCTTGCCGGGCCCCACGTCTCTCTGGCTGACCTGGTAGCCATCACAGAGCTGATGCAT CCTGTGGGTGCTGGCTGCCAAGTCTTCGAAGGCCGACCCAAGCTGGCTGTGTGGCGCCAGCGTGTGGAGGCAGCAGTTGGGGAGGTCCTCTTCCAGGAGGCCCATGAAGTCATCCTGAAGGCCAAGCACTCTCAGCCTGCAGACCCCACCATAAAGCAGAAGATGATGTCCAGGGTGCTGGCCATGATCCAGTGA